Proteins encoded by one window of Salvia splendens isolate huo1 chromosome 5, SspV2, whole genome shotgun sequence:
- the LOC121805876 gene encoding rac-like GTP-binding protein 3 isoform X2, with amino-acid sequence MPASVSRFIKCVTVGDGAVGKTCMLICYTSNKFPTDYIPTVFDNFSANVVVEETTVNLGLWDTAGQEDYNRLRPLSYRGGDVFVLAFSLVSRASYENIFKKWIPELNHFAPGVPIVLVGTKLDLREDKHYLADHPGLVPVTTAQGEELRKQIGAAYYIECSSKTQQEPIRKKIYVELPARVT; translated from the exons ATGCCTGCAAGCGTTTCAAGATTCATCAAGTGTGTGACTGTGGGTGATGGTGCTGTTGGCAAGACTTGTATGCTTATTTGCTACACCAGTAACAAATTCCCCACT GACTACATACCAACAGTGTTTGATAATTTCAGTGCAAATGTGGTAGTTGAAGAAACTACAGTCAACTTAGGCCTCTGGGATACAGCAG GCCAAGAAGACTACAATAGGTTGAGGCCTCTGAGCTACAGAGGAGGGGATGTGTTTGTCTTGGCATTTTCATTAGTTAGCCGTGCAAGCTAcgaaaatatatttaagaaG TGGATCCCTGAACTTAACCATTTTGCTCCTGGGGTTCCAATTGTCTTAGTTGGCACCAAACTAG ATCTTCGCGAGGATAAGCATTACTTGGCTGATCATCCTGGATTGGTGCCCGTTACCACTGCACAG GGGGAGGAGCTCCGGAAGCAAATTGGTGCTGCCTACTATATCGAATGCAGTTCAAAAACACAACAG GAACCTATCCGGAAAAAAATATATGTCGAGCTCCCAGCCAGAGTCACTTAA
- the LOC121805876 gene encoding rac-like GTP-binding protein ARAC8 isoform X1 produces MPASVSRFIKCVTVGDGAVGKTCMLICYTSNKFPTDYIPTVFDNFSANVVVEETTVNLGLWDTAGQEDYNRLRPLSYRGGDVFVLAFSLVSRASYENIFKKWIPELNHFAPGVPIVLVGTKLDLREDKHYLADHPGLVPVTTAQGEELRKQIGAAYYIECSSKTQQNVKVVFDAAIRVVIKPPQKQKEKKRHRRKGCFLNMFCGRTDYQE; encoded by the exons ATGCCTGCAAGCGTTTCAAGATTCATCAAGTGTGTGACTGTGGGTGATGGTGCTGTTGGCAAGACTTGTATGCTTATTTGCTACACCAGTAACAAATTCCCCACT GACTACATACCAACAGTGTTTGATAATTTCAGTGCAAATGTGGTAGTTGAAGAAACTACAGTCAACTTAGGCCTCTGGGATACAGCAG GCCAAGAAGACTACAATAGGTTGAGGCCTCTGAGCTACAGAGGAGGGGATGTGTTTGTCTTGGCATTTTCATTAGTTAGCCGTGCAAGCTAcgaaaatatatttaagaaG TGGATCCCTGAACTTAACCATTTTGCTCCTGGGGTTCCAATTGTCTTAGTTGGCACCAAACTAG ATCTTCGCGAGGATAAGCATTACTTGGCTGATCATCCTGGATTGGTGCCCGTTACCACTGCACAG GGGGAGGAGCTCCGGAAGCAAATTGGTGCTGCCTACTATATCGAATGCAGTTCAAAAACACAACAG AATGTGAAAGTAGTATTTGATGCTGCTATTAGAGTAGTCATCAAGCCACCACAGAAGCAGAAGGAGAAGAAAAGGCACCGACGTAAAGGATGTTTTTT GAATATGTTCTGTGGAAGAACAGACTACCAGGAATGA
- the LOC121805877 gene encoding ABC transporter G family member 9-like encodes MKNLSWGSVQEKIERKDVEKNEERVSIGQEMLTNPSLLFLDEPTSGLDSTTAQRIVSTLWELANEGRRTAVMPIHQPSSRLFYLFNKVLLLSNGDPVYFGKGADVLDYFSSVGFALGVSMNTTDFLLDLANGVATSDSNEDQEEVKLRLVNAYKTELSATVRSELIVDDSGLPTDDRKLNRWSYPWLDQFSILLRRGIKERKFGSFSTIKIVQVLVVVLFTRLFWWQSDSNHLQDQVGLLFFYSEFCGFYPMFEAIFMCTQERMVLLKERASGMYRLSSYFMALTLGDLPMELVLPTIFYTMTYFMAGLKHTAGAFFSGLFVLLYSVMCSQGLGLAIGAAVMDEVSAVTLGTVIMLIFLLSSGYFVKHIPIFISWIMYISITSHTLNLLLGSQYETKETYRCSGNAICLVRDFLSIKVVRIGGTGTIVPTSLVAMAGMVMFYWLIAYLFRMRVGVKG; translated from the exons ATGAAGAATTTGAGTTGGGGTAGTGTGCAAGAGAAAATTGAGAGAAAAGATgttgaaaagaatgaggaacGGGTGAGCATCGGACAAGAGATGCTTACCAACCCCAGCTTATTATTCCTTGATGAGCCAACCTCGGGATTGGACTCAACCACCGCTCAAAGGATAGTTTCCACGCTGTGGGAGCTCGCCAATGAGGGTCGACGCACAGCGGTGATGCCAATTCACCAACCCTCGAGCAGGCTCTTCTATTTGTTCAACAAGGTACTTCTGCTCTCGAATGGGGATCCGGTGTATTTCGGCAAAGGAGCCGATGTGTTGGACTACTTTTCCAGTGTGGGCTTTGCCCTAGGGGTTTCCATGAACACGACCGATTTCTTGTTGGATCTAGCAAATG GAGTGGCAACAAGTGATTCAAATGAAGATCAAGAAGAGGTTAAGCTAAGATTGGTGAATGCTTATAAAACAGAGCTATCAGCCACTGTGAGGTCAGAGCTGATTGTTGATGATAGTGGTCTTCCAACCGATGATAGGAAACTGAATCGTTGGTCATATCCATGGTTGGATCAGTTCTCAATCTTGCTTAGGAGGGGTATTAAAGAAAGGAAGTTTGGATCCTTTTCAACAATCAAGATTGTGCAAGTCTTGGTGGTTGTCCTTTTCACTAGACTCTTTTGGTGGCAATCCGACTCGAACCACTTGCAAGACCAG GTGGGACTCCTATTTTTCTACTCGGAGTTTTGTGGGTTCTACCCCATGTTCGAGGCCATCTTCATGTGCACTCAAGAGCGCATGGTGCTCTTGAAAGAGCGAGCATCTGGCATGTACAGGCTGTCGTCCTACTTCATGGCCCTCACCCTAGGTGACCTGCCCATGGAGCTAGTCCTCCCAACCATCTTTTATACCATGACCTACTTCATGGCGGGCCTCAAGCACACAGCCGGAGCCTTCTTCTCGGGCCTCTTCGTGCTTCTCTACAGCGTCATGTGCTCACAGGGGCTCGGCCTGGCCATTGGGGCAGCTGTAATGGACGAGGTATCTGCCGTCACACTTGGAACCGTGATCATGCTCATCTTCCTATTGTCTAGTGGCTACTTCGTGAAGCACATTCCTATATTTATTAGCTGGATCATGTACATCTCCATCACCTCACACACCCTCAATCTGCTGCTGGGTTCGCAGTATGAGACTAAGGAGACCTATCGCTGCAGTGGAAACGCGATTTGCCTCGTCAGAGATTTTCTGTCCATCAAAGTTGTGCGAATCGGCGGAACAGGGACCATCGTGCCCACTTCGCTGGTCGCCATGGCTGGGATGGTTATGTTTTATTGGCTGATAGCCTACCTCTTCCGTATGAGAGTTGGTGTTAAGGGGTAG